From the genome of Fusarium oxysporum f. sp. lycopersici 4287 chromosome 3, whole genome shotgun sequence, one region includes:
- a CDS encoding hypothetical protein (At least one base has a quality score < 10) — protein MSIYGRATFSAAGYAAARPTYPASLFKTILGYYHHEDPHGTLLDLGSGHGIVARELSPRFARAIAIDPSAGMMQQGMQATAQFSKISFRQSSAEDLSFLPAHSVDMAVAGESAHWFDYPKVWPELSRVVKSGGSLAFWGYKDNIIIGHPQANKIFEMFCYGEGEVSPGLEGLNQYWERPARDILRGLLADVKPPESHWDKIKRITYNVDKDTTEVADPETAWMRSKINLGQFEAYVRAFTAYRGWMDAHPDNKSRAEGGEGDIVDILFDQILEAEPEWKAQGDRWRDIEVESVWGTYILLAKRK, from the exons TGG GAGGGCAACTTTCTCTGCTGCAGGGTACGCCGCAGCCAGGCCCACGTATCCTGCAAGTCTGTTCAAGACAATTCTGGGATATTATCATCATGAGGATCCTCATGGTACGCTGCTGGACTTGGGTTCTGGCCATGGAATTGTTGCTAGGGAGCTGAGCCCCCGCTTTGCCAGAGCCATCGCCATTGACCCCAGTGCTGGTATGATGCAGCAAGGAATGCAAGCCACTGCCCAGTTCTCCAAGATCTCGTTCCGCCAGAGCAGCGCCGAGGACTTGTCTTTTCTACCCGCGCACTCGGTAGACATGGCTGTAGCCGGCGAGTCAGCGCATTGGTTCGACTACCCCAAAGTCTGGCCAGAGTTGTCCAGGGTAGTCAAGTCAGGCGGCTCATTGGCCTTTTGGGGGTACAAGgacaacatcatcattggACACCCGCAAGCCAACAAGATATTTGAGATGTTCTGCTACGGCGAAGGAGAGGTGTCGCCCGGGCTGGAGGGGTTGAACCAGTATTGGGAGCGTCCCGCGCGAGACATCCTCCGGGGCCTGTTGGCGGACGTCAAGCCCCCTGAGTCGCATTGGGACAAGATCAAGCGAATCACTTATAACGTTGACAAAGACACGACTGAGGTTGCAGACCCAGAGACGGCCTGGATGAGGAGCAAGATCAATCTAGGACAGTTTGAGGCTTATGTGCGGGCCTTCACTGCTTATCGGGGCTGGATGGATGCGCACCCGGACAACAAGAGCCGTGCCGAAGGTGGTGAGGGAGACATTGTGGACATCTTGTTTGACCAGATCCTGGAGGCAGAACCCGAGTGGAAGGCACAGGGTGATCGCTGGAGAGATATCGAGGTTGAATCAGTCTGGGGCACGTACATTTTACTGGCGAAGAGGAAGTGA